GTACACCGAGTGGCGCCAACGGCTGTCGACCGGGACGCGCGCACGTCAGCTCCAGCGCCGCGAGGCGGAGGCTGAGGCGACGTTGATCCGGGCGTTCGAGCCCGGCGTCTTTCCCGGGCTGCTGCAAACCGCGGACTACGCGCGGGCGGTATTCCAGGGCCTCGTCAGCACCTATCAAGTCGCGGACGACGTCGAGGAGGGCGTGCGAGCCCGGCTCAGTAGGCAGGACCTGCTGCATCAACCGGGTCGGCGGTACCACTTCATTCTGGCCGAGGCGGCGTTCTACTGCCGGATGGCCGATTCGGCCGTGATGCGGGCGCAACTCGAACGCTTACTCACGGTGGCTCGGCTACCGGCCGTCGACCTGGCGGTGGTGCCGCTCGGTGCGCGGTGGCCGGTCGGTCCGCTGAACGGGTTCTGGATCTTCGATCGGGATTACGCGTTGGTGGAGACGCTCGGCGCGGAGTTGACTCTGCGTGAGCCCGCTGAGATCGCGGTCTACGAGCGGATCTTCGACGTGTTCTCTCGCCTGGCCGTGCGTGGGGCGGCAGCTACCGACCTGATTCTCGGCGCCACCCGCCGGTACGTAGGGTGACGTCGGCGTCCTGATATTCGGCCATCACCACCCCAGATCGTCGCGCTAGTGGCCGACGGTCCGTATTCTGGGCGCTTCTCGGGGGATACGAACGCTTCCGAGTGACGCCAGTGTGACCACGGGGAACGGTGATGACCCAGTATCCGGCCGGCGGCGGCCAACCGAGCGAAGGCGAGAATCCGGGAGCGCAACCGAATCCATCGGCGGGAGAGCCCGGCTGGACACTTCCACCGGAGCAATCGCCGAGCGGACCGCCGGCTCCGAGCCAGTCGTCCGGGCCACCGCAAGGCGGCTTACCACCGGGGCAGGCTTACGGTGGGTATCCGCAGGGTGGCTACTCGCAGTATCCACCGGGGCAACCGCAGTACGGTCAACAACCGCCCCAGTTCGGGCAGCAGCCTCCGCAGTACGGCCAGCAGCCCCCGCAGTACGGCCAGCAGCCCCCGCAGTACGGCCAGCAGCCCGAGTACGGGCAGCAGCCGCAGTACGGGCAACCCCAGCACGGCCAGCCGGAATACGGGCAGCAGCCCCAGCAGTACGGCGAGCAGCCCCAGCAGTACGGGCAGCAACCTCCGCAGTACGGGCAGCAGCCCCCGGAGTACGGCCAGCAGCCACAATTCGAGCAGCCCCAGCAGTTCGGACAGCAGCCTCCCCAGTACGGGCAGCCTCCTCAGTACGGCCAGCAGCCCGAGCACGGGCAGCAGCCCCCGCAGTACGGCCAGCAGCCCGAGCACGGGCAGCAGCCCCCGCAGTACGGCCAGCAGCCCGAGCACGGGCAGCAGCCCCCGCAGTACGGCCAGCAGCCCGAGTACGGGCAGCCCCAGTACGGCCAGGCGGAATACGGCCAGCAGCCGCAGTACGAGCAGCCTCAGCAGTACGGCCAGCAGCCGCAGCAGTTCGGCCAGGAGTACCAGCAGTACGGCGAGCAGGCCTACGGGCAGGAGTACGCCGCACCACCGCCCGAGACGCCGAAGAAGCGCCGGTCCCTGGTCGGCATCGCGTTGGTCGTCGTTCTGGCACTGGTGGTCATCGGCGGCGGTGGCACCGCCGCCTGGGCCATGCTCAAGGACGACGAGAAGCCGGACACCGCCAAGCAGCCGGTGGCCGCGAAGTGTGCCAGCGCGACGATCGCGGTTCTCGGTGATACCGGCGGGGACGCGGACTCCGAGGGTGAGGCGGCGATCGCGATCGCGAACCTCGCGGCAGAGGAGTTCCACGCCAAGAACCCGGACTGCACGGTCGCCGTCCGCGCGTTCGACAGCGGCGGCGAGAAGGACAAGGCCAAGCTGCAGGCCGACAAGATCATCAAGGACAAGTCGATCCTCGGCGTCATCGGGCCGCTGTACGGAAACGAGGCGCGAGAAGTCTCGCCGATCCTCGACAAGGCCGGCGTCCCGATGGTGAACCCGACGGTCTCCACGGTGTCCCTCGGGGAACAGGGCATGAAGAGCTTCCACCGCACCGTGGGCACCGACGCCGACACCGGCGTCGCGATGGCGAAGTACATCAAGAGCGCCGACCCTGCGGCGAAGGCATTCATCATCGACGACGGCAGCCCGTTCCCCAAGGCCGCCGCAGCCGCTGCCAAGAAGGCGCTGGGAACCCTGGTCGTGGACAACGCGACGATCAAGCAGGGCCAGACCGATTTCAACCTGCTGGCCTCGACGATCGTCGACTCGGGGGCGACCGTGATCGCGTTCGCCGGCTTCTCCGCGGAGGCAGCGGGGATCCGGAACGCGGTCAACGCGAAGGGCGGCAGCGCGATCGACTTCGTGGCGGGCCCGGGCCTGCTCGACTCGATCTACGTCACCGAGACGGGCGAGGCGGGCAAGGACACGATCGTGGTCTGCGCCTGCGTGCCGGGGACCGGTCTGCCGGAGGAGTTCCGGACGAAGGTCGAGTCGAAGACGACGACCAGCCCGTCGGTGTACACGGGTGAGACGTACGACGCCGCGACCGCGCTGATCTCCGCGTTCGGGGCGGGGACGGGCAGCCGCACCCGGGCGGAGGTCAACAAGTTCCTCGACAAGTACTCCGCCAAGGGGGTCACCGGCCCGATCGCGTTCGAGGCGGGCGGTGACCTCAAGGGCACCCCACCCGAGTGGTACTTCGTCTCGGGCACGGACGGCTTCTTCGGGAAGAGCCGCGTGCAGTAGCGCCTGTTCGCGCACGAACCGGCCGCCGCGTCCCTCGGGGTGCGGCGGCCGTTTGCTGTCCCCGGCCGGCGAGTAAAGGCGATGTGCACTCGCTTTTCCGCCGCCGAAACGCGAATCGCGCTCGGGGAAATTCTTGTTTCTCGGCGATCCGAGTGGGAATTTGAGAATTGAAATTCCCGCTCGTCGAACAAGTGTTCGGTGAGCGGTCGGGGGTTGCGAACGGAACTCGGGAAACCCCCTAAAGGTAGGGGTGCGGCCGGGGTTGCTCGCATTCGATCTACTCCGTTATGTTTTTTCCGGTCTGACAGCGGGAGAGATTCCGCCGCAGATTCCTGTCCATGGCGACCCGTCGATGGCCACGCGGAACAGCATCAACAGATCCTTCTGCCGGTCAGTGCACTGCTTCATCGTGTCCGGACGTCTTTGGTGAAGCGTTGAACTCGGTCGGTGGGCTTCCCTGTGCGAGACAGCGGAAGTCGGATCCATCTCCGAAGCCTGATGACGTTCGCCAACTTATCGAAAGGGAATTGCACGCATGAACGTGTGGATTCGCCGTACCACTGGTGTCGTCATGATCTCCGCCGGCCTGGTTGCCGCCGCGTCGACCGCTGCTGCGGCCGCGCCCGGCGACGACAACCGCGACTACCGCCAGCGCTGGTCGTACAACCAGCAGGCCAGCAGCAGCGCGACCAGCAACGCGACGTTCAACAACACCACGAACCAGAAGGGCTACATCCCGATCAACGTGACGGCCGGGAACGTGGTCGCCAGCGAGGCGAACGCCACCACCTGGCAGAAGGGCTCCGAGTTCGAGGACAACTTCTGGGGCAACTACTTCGACTGATGACCTCGCGGCCTGTTCGAGGCTGCCTAGTTGTCGGTAGACCCGTTGACGGGGGTGCAAGGTGCTGGTTCGGCGTTGCCCGGTATTCCAGCCCAGCGGTCACCGGCGATAGTGCGCGTTGATCGTTATTCTTCTTGTTACCGAGAAAGGGAAACTGTGAATACTTGGGTTCGTCGTGGAGCTGGCGTCGTCATTCTGTCTGCCGGTCTTGTTGCGGCAGGTTCGACAGCCGCGCAGGCGGATGACGAGGTCGCCGGCTTCAATTACCGCGAGTACGCCAGCAGCTCCGCCGGCGTTGGCAACGTCTTCAACAACACCACCAACCAGACTGCGGGACTGATCGCGGTCAACGTCACCGCAGGCAACCTGCAGCTCGGAAACGCGCAAGCGACGACCGAGCAGCTGGGGTCGGCGTTCACGGGGAACCGGTTCGGTTGGTTCCGCGGTCGGTGAGTTGAGAGTTGCACCGGATCCCCGCTCCGCAGCCCGCGGAGCGGGGATCCGCGCGTTCAGTGGGCGACCGTGACCGTGCGGCCGGCGGTCTCCGCGCGGCTGATCAGCGAGAGCAGGCAATCGGCGACGTCGGCCCGCGCGACCGTGTAGCCGCGTCGCACGCCGTCGTAGCCGGTGCGGTACTGGCCGGTGTGCGGTCCGTCGGTCAACCGCGGCGGCCGGACGATCGTCCAGTCCAGGCCGCTCTCCCGGATGATCGACTCCATCGCTCGGGTGTCCGCAAAAGTGTTCCGGAGCACTACTCCCAACAGCGGTTTCACCGCGCGCCGCGTCACCAGGTCGTCGCTCTTCTCGATGAAGGCCCCGGCGGCGCTGACGACCAGGACCCGGCGCAGTCCGACCTCGGTCGCCGCCGCCACCAAGGAACGCGCGCCGTCGGTGCAGATCGT
The sequence above is a segment of the Cryptosporangium aurantiacum genome. Coding sequences within it:
- a CDS encoding branched-chain amino acid ABC transporter substrate-binding protein encodes the protein MTQYPAGGGQPSEGENPGAQPNPSAGEPGWTLPPEQSPSGPPAPSQSSGPPQGGLPPGQAYGGYPQGGYSQYPPGQPQYGQQPPQFGQQPPQYGQQPPQYGQQPPQYGQQPEYGQQPQYGQPQHGQPEYGQQPQQYGEQPQQYGQQPPQYGQQPPEYGQQPQFEQPQQFGQQPPQYGQPPQYGQQPEHGQQPPQYGQQPEHGQQPPQYGQQPEHGQQPPQYGQQPEYGQPQYGQAEYGQQPQYEQPQQYGQQPQQFGQEYQQYGEQAYGQEYAAPPPETPKKRRSLVGIALVVVLALVVIGGGGTAAWAMLKDDEKPDTAKQPVAAKCASATIAVLGDTGGDADSEGEAAIAIANLAAEEFHAKNPDCTVAVRAFDSGGEKDKAKLQADKIIKDKSILGVIGPLYGNEAREVSPILDKAGVPMVNPTVSTVSLGEQGMKSFHRTVGTDADTGVAMAKYIKSADPAAKAFIIDDGSPFPKAAAAAAKKALGTLVVDNATIKQGQTDFNLLASTIVDSGATVIAFAGFSAEAAGIRNAVNAKGGSAIDFVAGPGLLDSIYVTETGEAGKDTIVVCACVPGTGLPEEFRTKVESKTTTSPSVYTGETYDAATALISAFGAGTGSRTRAEVNKFLDKYSAKGVTGPIAFEAGGDLKGTPPEWYFVSGTDGFFGKSRVQ
- a CDS encoding NAD(P)-dependent oxidoreductase: MKITVIGATGGIGTQVVSQALKDGDEVTALVRDPARLSAPAHPRLDVVRTDVLDAGQLAPLVAGRDAVISTLGTRERGPTTICTDGARSLVAAATEVGLRRVLVVSAAGAFIEKSDDLVTRRAVKPLLGVVLRNTFADTRAMESIIRESGLDWTIVRPPRLTDGPHTGQYRTGYDGVRRGYTVARADVADCLLSLISRAETAGRTVTVAH
- a CDS encoding helix-turn-helix domain-containing protein, translating into MPGGKTGYVAKPHDALRVFGLQLRQVREDAGLTGRAVADRTGWPHSKVSKLERGQQTATQADVDAWVQATGADAEDAQRLQVALRQARMEYTEWRQRLSTGTRARQLQRREAEAEATLIRAFEPGVFPGLLQTADYARAVFQGLVSTYQVADDVEEGVRARLSRQDLLHQPGRRYHFILAEAAFYCRMADSAVMRAQLERLLTVARLPAVDLAVVPLGARWPVGPLNGFWIFDRDYALVETLGAELTLREPAEIAVYERIFDVFSRLAVRGAAATDLILGATRRYVG